A window of the Candidatus Brocadiaceae bacterium genome harbors these coding sequences:
- the purQ gene encoding phosphoribosylformylglycinamidine synthase I has product MQKPKVLILRTAGTNCDYETHYAFDKAGAKVDIIHINLLLKSKTKLKDYQILALPGGFTYGDDISAGKILANQIKFNLEEEIATFINQKKLILGICNGFQVLLKAGILPSVNRHKQEATLTFNDSNKFETRWVYLKTYANKSFFIHEEDASIIYLPVAHREGKFITKDETILNNLTANQQIVFKYVNGFGEEALYPSNPSGSMQNIAGICDPTGQILGMMPHPERYIDPTQHPHWTRKGLKTWGDGYKLFYNAVQYVKTHL; this is encoded by the coding sequence ATGCAAAAACCAAAGGTGTTAATTCTCAGAACAGCGGGCACAAACTGTGACTATGAAACTCATTACGCTTTTGACAAAGCAGGTGCAAAGGTAGATATCATCCACATCAATCTTCTCCTTAAAAGCAAAACAAAACTTAAAGATTACCAAATACTAGCCCTGCCAGGCGGTTTTACGTATGGCGACGATATCTCTGCGGGGAAAATACTAGCAAACCAGATTAAATTCAATCTAGAAGAAGAAATTGCAACCTTCATTAATCAAAAAAAACTTATTCTCGGCATCTGCAATGGTTTTCAGGTATTATTAAAAGCTGGAATATTACCATCAGTTAATAGACATAAACAGGAAGCAACTCTAACATTCAACGATTCAAATAAATTTGAAACCCGATGGGTTTATCTGAAAACGTACGCAAACAAATCTTTTTTTATTCACGAGGAGGATGCGTCCATTATTTATTTACCGGTAGCTCATAGAGAAGGTAAATTTATAACAAAAGATGAAACCATCTTAAACAATTTAACAGCAAATCAACAGATCGTTTTCAAGTATGTAAACGGTTTCGGAGAAGAGGCTCTTTACCCATCAAACCCCAGTGGATCAATGCAAAATATTGCAGGAATTTGCGATCCAACGGGTCAGATTTTAGGTATGATGCCTCACCCTGAAAGATACATCGATCCAACACAGCATCCTCATTGGACACGCAAAGGCCTTAAGACATGGGGTGACGGGTACAAACTTTTCTATAATGCGGTTCAATATGTGAAAACTCATCTTTGA